Proteins encoded within one genomic window of Chromatiales bacterium:
- a CDS encoding isochorismatase family protein translates to MSDTDEILLPPLPPVCRQHDSQLLVVDVQDRLLGAMPQADRLRVLKASSALISAARLLGVPLLATEQYPKGLGLTDSSLRGDLASQGRIVEKTSFSCCGAPGLMGHLDPDTRPQVIIAGIEAHVCVLQTALELNARGFQVFVVEDATCSRNPAHHANAMQRLRQAGVIVTVMESVLFEWMRDASHPHFKVISQLVK, encoded by the coding sequence ATGAGCGACACCGACGAGATCCTGCTGCCCCCGCTGCCCCCGGTCTGCCGCCAGCACGACAGCCAGCTGCTGGTGGTCGACGTCCAGGACCGCCTGCTGGGCGCCATGCCCCAGGCCGACCGCCTGCGCGTGCTGAAGGCGAGCTCGGCCCTGATCTCGGCCGCCCGCCTGCTGGGCGTGCCGCTGCTGGCCACCGAGCAGTACCCCAAGGGCCTCGGGCTCACCGACTCCTCCCTGCGCGGCGACCTCGCCAGCCAGGGCCGTATCGTCGAGAAGACCAGCTTCTCCTGCTGCGGCGCCCCGGGTCTGATGGGCCACCTCGACCCCGACACCCGCCCGCAGGTGATCATCGCCGGCATCGAGGCGCACGTCTGCGTGCTGCAGACCGCGCTGGAACTGAACGCCCGCGGCTTCCAGGTGTTCGTGGTGGAAGACGCCACCTGCTCGCGCAACCCCGCCCACCACGCCAACGCCATGCAGCGCCTGCGCCAGGCCGGCGTGATCGTGACGGTGATGGAATCGGTGCTGTTCGAGTGGATGCGCGACGCCAGTCACCCGCACTTCAAGGTGATCTCCCAGCTGGTGAAGTGA
- the pap gene encoding polyphosphate:AMP phosphotransferase, with protein MFEGAELGRKVDKADFRAEEPELRTRLLAAQRRAWRAGLPVVVLISGVDGAGKGEVVNRLNAWLDTRGLAVHAFWDASDEERERPRWWRYWRSLPARGRIAVLFGSWYADPIHERVTGQTDDAALDAELARIGQFERMLTEDGALFVKFWFHLPAEEQKRRLKKLAKDPKSRWHQVPDALAASAARHDEFLRVAERALRETDAGIAPWYVIESTDRRYRDLTVGRTLLDAIEERLDNHAPANGRRFSHAPHLPAADSAHVTVLDHVDLTQALDKEDYKHQLAHYQERLNALAWKAWAQKRSCVLLFEGWDAAGKGGTIRRLVSAIDARLYRVLPVAAPTDEERAHHYLWRFWRQLPRDGRVTVFDRSWYGRVLVERVEGLAEDVAWRRAYQEINDFEQQLVDHGTVLAKFWLHISPEEQLARFEARQQTPYKQHKITDEDWRNRERWDAYKAAVNEMVVRTSTEFAEWTLVPANDKRYARVEVLRTVCERLEKALGEV; from the coding sequence ATGTTCGAGGGGGCGGAGCTCGGCCGCAAGGTCGACAAGGCGGATTTCAGGGCCGAGGAGCCGGAGCTGCGCACGCGCCTGCTGGCCGCCCAGCGCCGGGCCTGGCGGGCCGGGTTGCCCGTGGTGGTGCTCATCTCCGGGGTGGACGGGGCCGGCAAGGGCGAGGTGGTCAACCGCCTCAACGCCTGGCTGGACACCCGCGGCCTGGCGGTGCACGCCTTCTGGGACGCCAGCGACGAGGAGCGCGAGCGCCCCCGCTGGTGGCGTTACTGGCGCAGCCTGCCGGCGCGCGGGCGCATCGCCGTGCTGTTCGGTTCCTGGTACGCCGACCCCATCCACGAGCGGGTGACCGGCCAGACCGACGACGCCGCGCTGGATGCCGAGCTCGCCCGCATCGGCCAGTTCGAGCGCATGCTCACCGAGGACGGCGCCCTGTTCGTGAAGTTCTGGTTCCACCTGCCGGCCGAGGAGCAGAAGCGCCGGCTGAAGAAGCTGGCGAAGGACCCGAAGAGCCGCTGGCACCAGGTGCCGGACGCCCTGGCGGCGTCGGCGGCGCGTCACGACGAATTCCTGCGCGTGGCCGAGCGCGCCCTGCGCGAGACGGATGCCGGCATCGCCCCCTGGTACGTCATCGAGTCCACCGACCGCCGCTACCGCGACCTCACCGTCGGCCGCACCCTGCTGGATGCCATCGAGGAGCGGCTGGACAACCACGCCCCGGCGAACGGGCGGCGCTTCTCCCATGCCCCGCACCTGCCGGCCGCCGACAGCGCCCACGTCACCGTGCTCGACCACGTGGATCTGACGCAGGCGCTGGACAAGGAGGACTACAAGCACCAGCTCGCGCATTACCAGGAACGCCTCAACGCCCTGGCCTGGAAGGCCTGGGCGCAGAAGCGCTCCTGCGTGCTGCTGTTCGAGGGCTGGGATGCGGCCGGCAAGGGCGGCACCATCCGCCGCCTGGTCAGCGCAATCGACGCGCGGCTCTACCGCGTGCTGCCGGTGGCCGCACCCACCGACGAGGAACGCGCGCATCACTACCTCTGGCGTTTCTGGCGCCAGCTGCCGCGCGACGGCCGCGTCACCGTGTTCGACCGCTCCTGGTACGGGCGGGTGCTGGTGGAGCGGGTCGAGGGCCTGGCGGAAGACGTGGCCTGGCGGCGCGCCTACCAGGAGATCAACGACTTCGAACAGCAGCTGGTGGACCACGGCACGGTGCTGGCCAAGTTCTGGCTGCACATCAGCCCCGAGGAACAGCTCGCCCGCTTCGAGGCCCGCCAGCAGACGCCCTACAAGCAGCACAAGATCACCGACGAGGACTGGCGCAACCGCGAACGATGGGACGCCTACAAGGCGGCGGTGAACGAGATGGTGGTGCGCACCAGCACCGAATTCGCCGAATGGACGCTGGTGCCGGCCAACGACAAGCGCTACGCCCGTGTCGAGGTCCTGCGCACGGTGTGCGAGCGGCTGGAGAAGGCGCTGGGGGAGGTTTGA
- a CDS encoding sulfurtransferase yields MRQITAPQLHDLLAGTDQPPLLLDVREPWEFELARIEGSQLLPLGQVPVRLDELDPARETVVICHHGVRSMQAAFFLQSRGFKNVINLAGGIDAWSREVDPKVPVY; encoded by the coding sequence ATGCGGCAAATCACCGCCCCCCAGCTACACGACCTGCTCGCCGGCACCGACCAGCCGCCGCTGCTGCTCGACGTGCGCGAGCCCTGGGAATTCGAGCTCGCCCGTATCGAGGGCAGCCAGCTGCTGCCGCTGGGCCAGGTGCCCGTGCGCCTGGACGAGCTGGACCCGGCCCGCGAGACCGTGGTGATCTGCCATCACGGCGTGCGCAGCATGCAGGCCGCCTTCTTCCTGCAGTCGCGCGGCTTCAAAAACGTGATCAACCTCGCCGGCGGCATCGACGCCTGGTCGCGCGAGGTGGACCCGAAGGTCCCGGTCTACTGA
- a CDS encoding TolC family outer membrane protein, which translates to MKHQTIKHLLATLILCMAPLAQAEDLIEVYEIAAQNDPQIRAAEAAYQAAREATPQARASLLPQINASYQLNEQDQTISDADNPALNGNNDSSSDGWTLRLDQSIYNHQYWVALSQASDTVAQAEAELAAARQALFTRVAEAYFAVLAAEDTLRFAQAEKEAIARQLEQTERRFEVGLIAITDVKESQAQYDLAVAAEIDAINVLDNARESLQVLTGRYLDNLAPLGENLPLASPDPMDLQAWEERAMEQNLSLRAARFATERARREIQRQRAGHYPTFDLVASYSEFDNSSARIGGVTSDFTSEDTAIGVQANLPIFSGGRTSSLTSQARSLFQQAQEELELTRRETARLTRASYLNVMSDISRVKALEQALISTRTAAEATQAGFEVGTRTSVDVLLALRETYRAERDYASARYTYIQNTLRLKQAAGMLAREDLEAVNNWLR; encoded by the coding sequence ATGAAGCATCAGACGATCAAGCACCTCCTTGCCACGCTCATCCTTTGCATGGCGCCGCTGGCGCAGGCCGAGGACCTGATCGAGGTCTACGAGATCGCGGCACAGAACGACCCGCAGATCCGCGCCGCCGAGGCCGCCTACCAGGCCGCCCGCGAGGCCACCCCGCAGGCCCGCGCCTCGCTGCTCCCGCAGATCAACGCCAGCTACCAGCTCAACGAGCAGGACCAGACCATCAGCGATGCCGACAACCCGGCGCTGAACGGCAACAACGACAGCTCCTCCGACGGCTGGACCCTGCGCCTGGACCAGTCGATCTACAACCACCAGTACTGGGTGGCGCTGTCGCAGGCCAGCGACACCGTGGCCCAGGCCGAGGCCGAGCTGGCGGCCGCCCGCCAGGCCCTGTTCACCCGCGTGGCCGAGGCCTACTTCGCCGTGCTGGCCGCCGAGGATACCCTGCGCTTCGCCCAGGCCGAGAAGGAGGCCATCGCCCGGCAGCTGGAACAGACCGAGCGCCGCTTCGAGGTGGGGCTGATCGCCATCACCGACGTGAAGGAATCCCAGGCCCAGTACGACCTGGCCGTGGCCGCCGAGATCGACGCCATCAACGTGCTGGACAACGCCCGCGAGTCGCTGCAGGTGCTCACCGGCCGCTATCTCGACAACCTGGCCCCGCTGGGCGAGAACCTGCCGCTGGCCAGCCCCGACCCCATGGACCTGCAGGCCTGGGAGGAACGCGCCATGGAGCAGAACCTCTCCCTGCGCGCCGCCCGCTTCGCCACCGAACGCGCCCGCCGCGAGATCCAGCGCCAGCGCGCCGGCCACTACCCGACCTTCGACCTGGTGGCGAGCTACAGCGAGTTCGACAACTCCAGCGCCCGCATCGGCGGCGTGACCTCCGACTTCACCTCGGAAGACACCGCCATCGGCGTGCAGGCCAACCTGCCGATCTTCTCCGGCGGGCGCACCAGCTCGCTCACCTCGCAGGCCCGCAGCCTGTTCCAGCAGGCCCAGGAGGAGCTGGAGCTCACCCGCCGCGAGACGGCACGCCTGACCCGTGCGTCCTACCTCAACGTGATGTCCGACATCAGCCGGGTGAAGGCCCTGGAGCAGGCCCTGATCTCCACCCGCACCGCCGCCGAGGCCACCCAGGCCGGTTTCGAGGTGGGCACCCGTACCTCGGTGGACGTGCTGCTGGCCCTGCGCGAGACCTACCGCGCCGAGCGCGACTACGCCAGCGCCCGCTACACCTACATCCAGAACACGCTGCGCCTCAAGCAGGCCGCGGGCATGCTGGCCCGCGAGGACCTGGAGGCCGTGAACAACTGGCTGAGATAA
- a CDS encoding protein-L-isoaspartate O-methyltransferase encodes MSELNLEQARFNMVEQQVRPWDVLDHKVLELMETVPRDAFVPEDHRNLAYADIEIPLGFGECMMAPKVEGRMLQALAVQPTDVALEVGTGSGYVTALLGRLAGHVYSVEIIDEFKHRAGRLLAEHGIENVTLRTGDASRGWNQQPRYDVIAVTGSLPEYHDGFEKSLALGGRLFVVVGQAPVMEAMLITRVGEDEFRREMLFETDLKALTGAEKTPEFVL; translated from the coding sequence ATGAGCGAACTGAATCTGGAACAAGCCCGTTTCAACATGGTCGAGCAGCAGGTCCGCCCCTGGGACGTGCTCGATCACAAGGTCCTGGAGCTGATGGAGACCGTCCCGCGTGACGCCTTCGTGCCCGAGGACCACCGGAACCTCGCCTATGCCGACATCGAGATCCCGCTGGGTTTCGGCGAATGCATGATGGCCCCCAAGGTGGAGGGCCGCATGCTCCAGGCCCTGGCCGTGCAGCCCACCGACGTGGCGCTGGAGGTGGGCACCGGCTCCGGCTACGTGACCGCCCTGCTCGGCAGGCTCGCCGGCCACGTGTACAGCGTGGAGATCATCGACGAGTTCAAGCACCGCGCCGGCCGCCTGCTGGCCGAGCACGGCATCGAGAACGTGACCCTGCGCACCGGTGATGCCTCGCGCGGCTGGAACCAGCAGCCCCGCTACGACGTGATCGCCGTGACCGGCTCCCTGCCGGAGTACCACGATGGCTTCGAGAAGAGCCTGGCCCTGGGCGGCCGCCTCTTCGTGGTGGTGGGCCAGGCCCCGGTGATGGAGGCGATGCTCATCACCCGTGTCGGCGAAGACGAGTTCCGCCGCGAGATGCTGTTCGAGACCGACCTCAAGGCGCTGACCGGCGCCGAAAAGACCCCCGAGTTCGTGCTCTGA
- a CDS encoding zinc-finger domain-containing protein — protein sequence MPNPHTADHQDQYKTPNAQQTVEVTRADLPLHCPQPGASLWNSHPRVFLPIEDAKDKTYICPYCGTHYVLKD from the coding sequence ATGCCCAACCCGCATACCGCCGATCATCAGGATCAGTACAAGACCCCCAACGCCCAGCAGACGGTCGAGGTCACCCGCGCCGACCTGCCGCTGCACTGCCCGCAGCCGGGCGCCAGCCTGTGGAACTCCCACCCGCGCGTCTTCCTCCCCATCGAGGACGCGAAGGACAAGACCTACATCTGCCCGTATTGCGGCACGCACTACGTGCTGAAGGATTGA
- a CDS encoding branched-chain amino acid transaminase: MSMADRDGVIWLDGELVPWREAKVHVLTHTLHYGMGVFEGVRAYQTDKGAAIFRLKEHTDRLFDSAHILGMHIPWSKEELNEAQRAAVRENNLASAYMRPMCFYGSEGMGLRADNLKVHCMVAAWEWGAYLGKENMERGIRIRTSSYTRHHVNIAMCKAKANGNYMNSMLALQEAQRDGYDEALLLDIDGFVAEGSGENFFLVKDGVIYTPELTSALNGITRKTLFTLAGELGIPVKEKRITRDEVYIADEAFFTGTAAEVTPIRELDNRRIGAGTRGPITERLQSLYFDVVHGRHDGHMDWLTLVQA; the protein is encoded by the coding sequence ATGTCGATGGCCGACCGTGACGGCGTGATCTGGCTGGATGGTGAACTGGTGCCCTGGCGCGAGGCCAAGGTCCATGTCCTCACCCATACCCTGCACTACGGCATGGGCGTCTTCGAGGGCGTACGCGCCTACCAGACCGACAAGGGCGCGGCCATCTTCCGCCTCAAGGAACACACCGACCGCCTGTTCGACTCCGCCCACATCCTCGGCATGCACATCCCCTGGAGCAAGGAAGAGCTCAACGAGGCCCAGCGCGCCGCCGTGCGCGAGAACAACCTCGCCTCCGCCTACATGCGCCCGATGTGCTTCTACGGCTCCGAGGGCATGGGCCTGCGCGCCGACAACCTCAAGGTGCACTGCATGGTCGCCGCCTGGGAGTGGGGCGCCTACCTGGGCAAGGAGAACATGGAGCGCGGCATCCGCATCCGCACCTCCTCCTACACCCGCCATCACGTCAACATCGCGATGTGCAAGGCCAAGGCCAATGGCAACTACATGAACTCCATGCTGGCCCTGCAGGAGGCCCAGCGCGACGGCTACGACGAGGCCCTGCTGCTGGACATCGACGGCTTCGTGGCCGAGGGCAGCGGCGAGAACTTCTTCCTGGTGAAGGACGGCGTCATCTACACGCCGGAGCTCACCTCCGCGCTCAACGGCATCACCCGCAAGACCCTGTTCACCCTGGCCGGCGAGCTCGGCATCCCGGTGAAGGAAAAGCGTATCACCCGCGACGAGGTGTACATCGCCGACGAGGCCTTCTTCACCGGCACCGCCGCCGAGGTGACGCCGATCCGCGAACTCGACAACCGTCGCATCGGCGCCGGCACCCGCGGCCCGATCACCGAGCGCCTGCAGTCCCTGTATTTCGACGTCGTCCACGGCCGCCACGACGGTCACATGGACTGGCTGACCCTGGTTCAAGCCTGA